A portion of the Algisphaera agarilytica genome contains these proteins:
- a CDS encoding IspD/TarI family cytidylyltransferase: MNICVILPAAGVGQRFAAGGSASASKIEFELDHKPVFVHAIEAFRAVGNVGQIILAVHPERIDDFRFRWEDKLAFLQVDLVAGGTVERWETVKLALDAVRDGATHIAVHDAARPVVSPKMIERVFTAAERLPAIIPGLPVSSTLKKVGDAASSAPSDPLDAILGDALSPTTQARPVHGTVSREGLVAIQTPQVFEAELLRRAYAQAQDTEGITDDAGLVEALGEAVHVVEGDPGNIKITHPGDAELALALIAHRKQAVAEKKVIDLFGDDDD, translated from the coding sequence ATGAATATTTGTGTCATCCTTCCCGCTGCGGGGGTCGGACAACGCTTTGCGGCGGGCGGCAGCGCCTCGGCCAGCAAGATCGAGTTTGAACTCGATCACAAGCCCGTGTTCGTTCACGCGATCGAGGCGTTTCGGGCGGTGGGTAACGTCGGGCAGATCATCCTCGCGGTCCATCCCGAGCGGATCGATGATTTTCGATTTCGCTGGGAGGACAAACTCGCGTTTCTTCAGGTCGATTTGGTGGCGGGGGGCACGGTGGAGCGGTGGGAGACCGTGAAGCTCGCGCTCGATGCCGTACGCGATGGTGCGACGCACATCGCGGTGCACGACGCGGCCCGTCCGGTGGTTTCGCCGAAGATGATCGAACGCGTGTTTACGGCGGCCGAGCGATTGCCCGCCATCATCCCGGGTTTGCCGGTCAGCAGCACGCTGAAAAAAGTCGGCGATGCCGCATCGTCAGCACCGTCTGATCCGCTTGATGCGATTCTAGGTGATGCGCTCAGCCCGACCACGCAAGCCCGGCCGGTTCACGGCACCGTGTCACGCGAGGGGTTGGTGGCGATCCAAACCCCTCAGGTCTTTGAGGCCGAGTTGCTGCGCCGGGCTTATGCCCAAGCGCAAGACACCGAAGGCATCACCGACGACGCAGGCCTGGTCGAGGCGTTGGGTGAGGCGGTCCACGTGGTTGAGGGCGACCCGGGCAACATCAAGATTACCCATCCCGGTGATGCGGAGTTGGCCCTGGCGTTAATCGCTCACCGCAAGCAGGCCGTTGCCGAGAAGAAGGTGATCGATCTGTTCGGCGATGACGACGATTAA
- a CDS encoding S49 family peptidase has translation MCFASFSASADESEAAAGQVEIHVETDATSDASETTPIVGWIELNGMLRESPVPFAWVAESDAGPSLQSLLDQIAAVRDGEEHKGLVLFLDQPELSLTQCTAIADALIELRATGKTVMTFAEAYDLRDYIIASAADMVLLQQKGSVELMGIAVEEMYLAGMLEKIGVKPDLLQVGKYKGADETLMRSEPSEAWDENFDALLDGLYEQSISRIAEGRGMTREEVESLMADSWTLTDQELLARRAVDQVVDRDLIEVTEVSFGEYFEWDTELGLYATTMDTSNPFAMFSVLFAEPTVQTDRPTLAVIHADGPIMSGDSSYGDGLFSEESIGSRTLVYALEDALYDENIMGVVLRLDSPGGSALASEVIWQAVRDVAAEKPVFAVVGSMAASGGYYIVSGADQIYVQPHSILGSIGVVGGKITLGGLYDWAGVSITRRSRGPGGDLFNSVEPFTTEQRVTVRKALQVVYDQFIDRVEIGRGDRLPDVSTVAEGRLFVGTTSIENGMADRLGGLDQALADLAEQIGLDEGEYDVVNLPGPMSLNEYLNSLFGVSSPAVAMDSDLPAFMGAAKQLLGPVAWRNISRSMQGMMLLQDEPVLMMMPTAIVVK, from the coding sequence ATGTGTTTCGCATCTTTTTCGGCGTCGGCAGACGAATCTGAAGCTGCAGCGGGTCAAGTCGAGATCCATGTCGAAACCGATGCAACGAGCGACGCGTCGGAAACCACGCCGATCGTGGGCTGGATCGAACTGAACGGGATGTTGCGAGAGAGTCCGGTGCCGTTCGCCTGGGTGGCCGAGTCCGATGCGGGCCCCTCGCTGCAGAGCTTACTCGACCAGATCGCCGCGGTCCGTGACGGCGAAGAGCACAAGGGCCTGGTGCTCTTCCTTGATCAACCCGAGCTGTCGTTGACCCAGTGCACCGCGATCGCGGACGCCCTGATTGAGCTGCGGGCGACCGGGAAAACCGTGATGACCTTCGCCGAGGCCTATGACCTGCGCGACTACATCATCGCCAGCGCGGCCGACATGGTCCTGCTCCAGCAAAAGGGTTCGGTGGAACTGATGGGCATCGCCGTCGAGGAGATGTACCTGGCGGGCATGCTGGAGAAGATCGGCGTCAAGCCCGATCTGTTGCAGGTCGGGAAATACAAAGGGGCCGACGAAACGCTGATGCGTTCCGAGCCGAGCGAGGCCTGGGACGAGAACTTCGATGCGCTGCTCGACGGCTTGTACGAGCAATCGATTTCGCGGATCGCCGAAGGGCGGGGGATGACCCGCGAAGAAGTCGAGTCGCTGATGGCCGACTCGTGGACGCTGACGGATCAAGAGCTTCTCGCTCGCCGCGCGGTGGACCAGGTCGTCGATCGTGATCTGATCGAGGTCACCGAGGTCAGCTTTGGCGAGTACTTTGAGTGGGACACCGAACTCGGGCTCTACGCCACGACGATGGACACCAGCAACCCGTTTGCCATGTTCAGCGTATTGTTTGCCGAACCGACGGTGCAGACCGATCGGCCGACGCTCGCCGTGATCCACGCCGACGGCCCGATTATGTCCGGCGATTCGTCGTACGGCGACGGTCTGTTCTCCGAGGAGTCCATCGGCAGCCGTACGCTCGTGTACGCCCTTGAAGATGCGCTCTACGACGAGAACATCATGGGCGTGGTTCTGCGTCTGGATTCGCCCGGCGGCTCGGCACTCGCCTCGGAGGTGATCTGGCAGGCCGTGCGTGATGTCGCTGCAGAAAAACCGGTCTTCGCAGTCGTGGGGTCCATGGCCGCGTCTGGCGGGTACTACATCGTGTCGGGGGCCGATCAAATCTACGTGCAGCCGCACTCGATCCTCGGGTCCATCGGCGTCGTCGGCGGCAAGATCACCCTAGGCGGGTTGTATGACTGGGCCGGTGTCAGCATCACCCGTCGTAGCCGCGGCCCGGGGGGCGATCTGTTCAACTCGGTTGAGCCGTTCACGACCGAGCAGCGTGTGACCGTCCGTAAGGCTTTGCAGGTGGTTTACGACCAGTTCATCGATCGTGTCGAGATCGGCCGAGGCGATCGCTTGCCGGATGTAAGCACCGTGGCAGAGGGACGATTGTTCGTCGGCACCACGAGTATCGAAAACGGCATGGCTGACCGATTGGGCGGCCTCGACCAGGCGCTGGCTGACCTCGCGGAGCAGATCGGTCTGGACGAAGGGGAGTACGACGTGGTCAACCTGCCCGGGCCGATGTCGCTCAACGAATACCTCAACAGTCTGTTTGGCGTCAGCAGCCCCGCGGTGGCGATGGATTCGGATCTTCCGGCCTTCATGGGGGCCGCGAAGCAATTGCTCGGCCCGGTGGCCTGGCGGAACATCAGCCGGTCTATGCAGGGCATGATGTTGCTCCAAGACGAGCCGGTGTTGATGATGATGCCAACCGCTATCGTGGTGAAGTAA
- a CDS encoding tetratricopeptide repeat protein: MMSLQRYAVFLLLGATALVPTTQVSLQDTTVIDGLIETQADGHEHPEVELSATLTRILDSPAIDETRRQALKLFHGQWDDFTAETPDEEAALAWASYRLSDPSTFEASSDLTLRAEVALFRGDAGEVLRLLQDEVTVAAAFLRGRALEDLGRLSEAVALLTPLRERFQHETLTDPAELTAGANAIVLLAHLEGRPSQDYELALGMYARAYQELDPLYWPARVAEAQLLMSKDNWSEASDALQEALSFNPKAGIAWYELGRLWVDSYNFDAAAEVSDQLRTINPIHPLADVIDIRSFLRQCDVASARKVLVPALKSFPKNRELLALAAATEAMAYDDSALASALDRFDQISTGGREDAVGSPLALYIAGEYMSLDRQYIPAEDLLRRAIERSPNWPAPRLELGLLLMQSGDLKSARLELAHAQRLDPFHQRINNQLRLVEDLLDEYETIETENFVIRYRPGIDEVLARDMPGPLEELYDELTAVFQHRPANKTQIDLMPDQSTFAVRITGMPDIWTIAAATGDVISMTPPRSGPDQFDPYNWVNVMRHEFVHTVNLAQTQNRVPHWFTEACAVSSETTGRTFDSCQLLAWAVHNDKLFEYDQINWGFVRPKTDRERPLAYAQSDWMLEFIAIHWSHQAVVDLLDLYREGVSDTDALKQVTGYTADAFMDAFSVWAEGQVQAWGLGRVETSEEAAAVLASGGQGIATSQLVELLEAHGNNHPDLLKLVAERAADGVDPEQTRLWLNRYAQARPVDPWPHKVLTQLAFDLGRPEEALGSLQLLERSDTYTSTWSHQLAEIHRSAGRLDAAQRSITRALYCEPYHAPYRELAATIAIQRRDLETAAFQVEALAILEPDRAQHPTRLAVIYSRLNRPDDAHDAAQRALELNPNAKVQNFLKAEPTE, encoded by the coding sequence TGATCGAAACCCAAGCCGACGGGCACGAGCACCCCGAGGTCGAGTTGTCGGCGACCCTGACCCGCATCCTCGACAGCCCCGCCATCGACGAAACGCGTCGACAAGCCCTGAAGCTGTTCCACGGCCAGTGGGACGACTTCACGGCCGAAACACCCGACGAAGAGGCGGCCCTCGCCTGGGCCAGCTACCGGCTGTCGGACCCGTCCACTTTTGAAGCGTCGTCCGACCTTACGCTGCGGGCCGAAGTCGCGCTGTTCCGTGGCGACGCCGGGGAAGTCCTGCGTCTGCTGCAAGATGAGGTAACGGTCGCCGCGGCTTTTCTGCGTGGGCGTGCGTTGGAAGACCTCGGTCGGCTGAGCGAGGCCGTGGCTCTGCTCACCCCGCTGCGTGAGCGCTTCCAGCACGAAACCCTGACGGATCCTGCAGAGCTGACCGCTGGGGCAAACGCGATCGTGTTGCTGGCCCATCTTGAAGGCCGACCTTCACAAGACTACGAACTCGCTCTGGGGATGTATGCCCGGGCCTACCAAGAGCTCGACCCGCTGTACTGGCCCGCCCGCGTCGCTGAAGCGCAGCTGCTCATGAGCAAGGACAACTGGTCCGAGGCGAGCGATGCGTTGCAAGAAGCGTTGAGCTTCAACCCCAAGGCCGGCATCGCCTGGTACGAACTCGGACGGCTCTGGGTGGACAGCTATAACTTCGACGCCGCAGCCGAGGTGTCCGACCAACTCCGAACGATCAACCCGATCCATCCGCTGGCGGACGTGATCGACATCCGGTCGTTCCTTCGCCAATGCGACGTGGCCTCCGCCCGGAAGGTGCTCGTACCCGCACTCAAGAGTTTCCCCAAAAACCGCGAACTCCTCGCCCTCGCCGCGGCGACCGAAGCGATGGCGTACGACGATTCGGCGTTGGCGTCGGCGTTGGACCGATTCGATCAAATCAGCACCGGCGGCCGGGAAGACGCCGTGGGCTCGCCCTTGGCGCTGTATATCGCTGGCGAGTACATGAGCCTCGACCGCCAGTACATCCCGGCCGAAGACCTGCTGCGTCGAGCCATAGAGCGCTCACCCAACTGGCCCGCGCCCCGCCTCGAACTGGGGCTCCTGTTGATGCAGTCGGGCGACCTCAAAAGCGCCCGCCTCGAACTCGCCCACGCCCAACGCCTCGACCCGTTCCACCAACGGATCAACAACCAGCTCCGCCTCGTCGAGGATTTGCTGGATGAATACGAGACCATCGAAACCGAGAACTTCGTCATCCGCTACCGCCCCGGGATCGATGAAGTCCTGGCCCGCGACATGCCCGGCCCGCTCGAAGAGCTTTACGACGAGCTCACCGCCGTCTTCCAGCACCGCCCCGCCAACAAAACCCAGATCGACCTGATGCCCGATCAGTCCACCTTTGCCGTCCGCATCACCGGCATGCCCGACATCTGGACCATCGCCGCCGCGACGGGGGATGTGATCTCCATGACCCCGCCCCGCTCGGGCCCCGATCAGTTCGACCCGTACAACTGGGTCAACGTGATGCGGCACGAATTCGTGCACACCGTCAACCTCGCGCAGACCCAGAACCGCGTGCCCCACTGGTTCACCGAAGCGTGCGCAGTGTCCTCCGAAACCACCGGGCGGACCTTCGACAGCTGCCAGCTGCTCGCCTGGGCCGTCCACAACGACAAGCTGTTCGAATACGACCAGATCAACTGGGGATTTGTCCGCCCGAAGACCGACCGTGAACGCCCGCTGGCCTACGCTCAATCCGACTGGATGCTCGAGTTCATCGCCATCCATTGGTCGCACCAGGCTGTCGTCGACCTGCTGGATCTCTACCGGGAAGGCGTCTCCGACACCGATGCTCTGAAACAAGTCACCGGCTACACCGCCGACGCGTTCATGGATGCATTCAGTGTGTGGGCCGAGGGCCAGGTCCAAGCCTGGGGACTGGGTCGTGTTGAAACCAGCGAAGAGGCCGCCGCGGTACTCGCGTCAGGCGGCCAGGGCATCGCCACCAGCCAACTCGTCGAGCTACTCGAGGCCCACGGCAACAACCACCCCGACCTGCTCAAACTCGTCGCCGAACGTGCCGCGGATGGCGTGGACCCCGAGCAAACCCGCCTCTGGCTGAACCGTTACGCCCAGGCCCGGCCGGTCGATCCCTGGCCCCACAAAGTGCTGACCCAACTCGCCTTCGACTTGGGCCGTCCCGAAGAAGCCCTCGGCTCGTTGCAGCTGCTCGAACGTAGCGACACGTATACCTCGACGTGGTCTCACCAGCTTGCGGAGATCCACCGAAGCGCTGGCCGACTCGACGCCGCTCAGCGTTCGATCACCCGCGCGCTCTACTGCGAGCCGTACCACGCCCCCTACCGTGAGCTCGCGGCCACCATCGCCATCCAGCGGCGTGACCTCGAAACCGCAGCTTTCCAAGTCGAGGCGTTAGCCATCCTCGAACCCGATCGGGCTCAACACCCCACCCGACTGGCGGTGATCTACAGCCGACTGAACCGACCCGACGACGCACACGACGCAGCGCAACGGGCTCTTGAACTCAACCCCAACGCCAAGGTGCAGAACTTCCTCAAGGCCGAGCCCACTGAGTAA